A single Geoalkalibacter sp. DNA region contains:
- the rpe gene encoding ribulose-phosphate 3-epimerase: protein MIKIAPSILSADFARLGEEVRAIEAAGADYVHVDVMDGHFVPNLTIGPPVVAALRQVTRLPLDVHLMIANPDAYIPEFAKAGADILTVHQEASTHLHRTVQLIRSLGKKAGVSLNPATPVGTLEVILDELDLVLVMSVNPGFGGQSFIPSALDKIAALRREIDRRGLAVELEVDGGVKADNIAAVAAAGARVFVAGSAVFGTSDYAATIAALRRNATSPRA from the coding sequence ATGATCAAGATCGCCCCGTCCATTCTCTCCGCCGATTTCGCCCGCCTCGGCGAGGAGGTGCGCGCCATCGAGGCGGCCGGTGCCGACTATGTGCATGTCGATGTCATGGACGGGCATTTCGTCCCCAACCTCACCATCGGACCGCCGGTGGTCGCCGCCCTGCGTCAGGTCACGCGCCTGCCCCTGGACGTGCATCTGATGATCGCCAACCCCGATGCCTACATTCCTGAGTTCGCCAAGGCCGGCGCCGACATCCTCACCGTGCACCAGGAGGCGAGCACCCACCTGCACCGCACCGTGCAGCTGATCCGCAGCCTCGGCAAGAAAGCCGGGGTGTCCCTCAACCCCGCCACGCCCGTGGGCACCCTCGAGGTGATCCTCGATGAACTCGACCTGGTACTGGTGATGAGCGTCAATCCCGGCTTCGGCGGCCAGAGCTTCATCCCGTCGGCCCTCGATAAGATCGCCGCCCTGCGCCGTGAGATCGACCGGCGCGGCCTGGCCGTCGAGCTGGAGGTCGACGGCGGCGTCAAGGCCGACAACATCGCCGCCGTCGCCGCCGCCGGCGCGCGGGTATTCGTCGCCGGCAGCGCCGTGTTCGGCACCAGCGACTACGCCGCCACCATCGCCGCCCTGCGCCGCAACGCCACGAGCCCGCGCGCATGA
- a CDS encoding NUDIX hydrolase yields the protein MSLDRAAVRQALAEHPIARLSTENLAPAAVLLPLFVRDGEDAVLFTRRPDTMPHHQGEISFPGGRRQPGDADLCATALRETQEEMGIAARDVEILGRLDDFFSVHGYHVTPYVGSFPYPYAFRVDPREIAEVIAVPLARLRDPAVFRTEDWSHRGRSWPVHFYRIDHHEIWGLTAAILSQFLERTAHL from the coding sequence ATGAGCCTCGATCGCGCGGCGGTGCGCCAGGCCCTGGCGGAGCATCCCATCGCGCGCCTGTCCACGGAAAACCTGGCTCCGGCGGCGGTGCTCCTGCCGCTTTTCGTGCGCGACGGCGAGGACGCGGTGCTCTTCACCCGCCGCCCCGACACCATGCCCCATCACCAGGGCGAGATCTCCTTTCCCGGCGGACGCCGGCAGCCCGGCGACGCGGACCTGTGCGCCACCGCCCTGCGCGAGACGCAGGAGGAAATGGGCATTGCCGCCCGGGATGTGGAGATCCTGGGGCGGCTCGATGATTTTTTCTCGGTGCACGGCTATCACGTCACCCCCTACGTCGGCAGCTTTCCCTACCCTTACGCCTTTCGCGTCGATCCGCGCGAGATCGCCGAGGTGATCGCCGTGCCCCTGGCGCGCCTGCGCGATCCGGCGGTGTTTCGCACCGAGGACTGGAGCCATCGTGGCCGCAGCTGGCCGGTGCATTTCTACCGTATCGACCACCACGAAATCTGGGGGCTGACCGCCGCCATTCTCAGCCAATTCCTGGAGAGGACGGCGCACCTGTGA
- a CDS encoding c-type heme family protein — MNFFRNLGLLAKISVITVAILTLFLGFNALLNYRQQKSIILGEALMKARGAAFHAVQAREYLSAEYLKGQVTLSVERYGLIPVVASNRIGMLVAEDLGYRIRQTSDRYRNPNNAPDAFEAAALKAFRAEHSLLEYFEETKLEGEPVFRYLLPFSADESCLQCHGDPEQAPDYIKQLFPAERDQAYHYELGQIIGAASISIPMEDLYKQIHANLRFDLLVTGGTFLALITCLGFLIRFTVTRPLAELGGAIGEIMRTGRFEEQLPGRGRDEIGLLIERFNEMSSHLREKTREVEESERRFRLLTENARDGIISFLANGQIILFNRQAEKIFGYSKREAIGMNILALIHPDCPSIHEIGAQEYFRIHSAELMKDIRRIPGRRRDGTPLPMELALSLTESDGHIFYTAIIRV, encoded by the coding sequence ATGAATTTTTTCCGCAATCTGGGCCTGCTGGCCAAGATCTCCGTGATCACGGTCGCCATCCTCACCCTGTTTCTCGGTTTCAACGCCCTGCTCAACTACCGCCAGCAAAAAAGCATCATCCTCGGTGAAGCCCTGATGAAAGCCCGCGGCGCCGCCTTCCACGCGGTGCAGGCGCGCGAATACCTTTCCGCCGAATACCTCAAGGGCCAGGTCACCCTGTCCGTGGAGCGCTACGGCCTGATCCCGGTGGTCGCCTCCAACCGCATCGGCATGCTGGTGGCCGAGGATCTCGGCTACCGCATCCGCCAGACCTCGGACCGCTACCGCAACCCGAACAATGCCCCCGATGCCTTCGAGGCCGCGGCCCTCAAGGCGTTTCGCGCCGAGCACAGCCTGCTCGAATATTTCGAGGAAACCAAGCTCGAGGGCGAGCCGGTGTTTCGCTATCTGCTGCCCTTCAGCGCCGACGAGAGCTGCCTGCAATGCCACGGCGACCCCGAGCAGGCTCCGGACTATATCAAGCAGCTTTTCCCCGCCGAGCGCGACCAGGCCTACCATTACGAACTAGGCCAGATCATCGGCGCGGCCTCCATCAGCATTCCCATGGAGGATCTGTACAAGCAGATCCATGCCAACCTGCGCTTCGACCTGCTGGTCACCGGCGGCACCTTTCTCGCGCTCATCACCTGCCTGGGCTTTCTCATCCGCTTCACCGTGACCCGCCCCCTTGCCGAACTCGGCGGCGCCATCGGCGAAATCATGCGCACCGGCCGCTTCGAGGAGCAACTGCCCGGACGCGGGCGCGATGAAATCGGCCTGCTCATCGAACGCTTCAACGAAATGAGCTCCCATCTGCGCGAAAAGACCCGCGAGGTGGAGGAGTCGGAGCGCCGCTTCCGCCTGCTCACGGAAAACGCCCGCGACGGCATCATCTCCTTTCTCGCCAACGGTCAGATCATTCTCTTCAACCGCCAGGCGGAAAAGATCTTCGGCTACAGCAAGCGCGAGGCCATCGGCATGAACATCCTCGCCCTCATCCATCCCGACTGCCCGTCCATCCATGAAATCGGCGCCCAGGAATACTTCCGCATCCATTCGGCCGAGTTGATGAAGGACATTCGCCGCATTCCCGGCCGCCGCCGCGACGGCACGCCCCTGCCCATGGAGCTGGCCCTGTCCTTGACCGAATCGGACGGGCATATCTTTTATACGGCGATCATACGGGTGTAG